The Helianthus annuus cultivar XRQ/B chromosome 16, HanXRQr2.0-SUNRISE, whole genome shotgun sequence genome includes a window with the following:
- the LOC110910157 gene encoding disease resistance protein RPV1 isoform X1, with product MASSSSSVHNKSYLYDVFLSFSGEDTRKTFVDHLYVALDQHGIRTFKDDERLEIGKKINNELLQSIEDSRVYIIVFSKKYASSSWCLSELLKIMECHNKGERFAFPVFYHVDPSEVRKQTGSVGEALANHKDKDELEVRKWREALKEAANLSGLDVSKTANGHEAKVIKLMVERVSLELRSINIGVDENLVGMEQRMQALDPYLEIGLNNVRMVGIKGVGGIGKTTLAYAIFDKLTPNFEGISCVENVREKASRLGLEKLQEQVLRDVLKDKGITVSGVYEGIKLMKTMLCGKKVLLVLDDVDQINQLEALAGNPNWFKLGSRIIITTRDEQVLIAHRVKCIHDVTMLSNKEAIRLFRRYAFREGVPTKEYEILSLEVVRYADGLPLTIKVLGSQLCGKDNREWTSTLEELKTIKFPLRKLELSYESLEEDHKKIFLDVACFLQGWYKDDAIRMLESCGFNAKYGLRVLEQKSLIVTLDGKRGGIIGMHDHLVEMGKNIVCREHPEEPNKHSRLWIQEKIAHVLASNSGSEATRCVDLKITCGIFLEGLENMKKLKCLIVNHGKHKCSHDLVSDLWNFFGMFWKHDKARQYFPNSLQYLYWDEYPHLCLPKTFEANNLVALEMRDSKIEQLWEGEKVMRKLRFLDLSYSNLRSLDLRLTPNLERLTLHCCYKLVALDVHGECLKSLVYLNLNRCHSLNLKSISFIKRLESLEVLHLSYLDLREFPEYIITEHSKNNLLELHLSRNNIEEIPSSIGNLNKLVSLDLSDCYNFNFKSLPGSICRLQHLRTLNLSCTRIEELPEDFGQLECLEELNLSDTIVKHLPGSICMLKHLKTLILKFCTYLEKLPEDVGQLESLEILDLGFCFHLREIPNSICKLNCLKELRLEKCTGLKHLPEELGNLKCLQLLSVWGTGITQLPQSISSFKGLKTETWNGILDAFKKQWRKADNWKYNTE from the exons ATGGCTTCTTCAAGTTCAAGCGTTCACAACAAGAGCTACCTGTATGATGTATTTCTTAGCTTCAGTGGTGAAGACACCCGCAAGACCTTCGTTGATCATCTTTATGTTGCTCTTGATCAACATGGTATTCGCACGTTCAAGGATGACGAGAGACTTGAGATAGGAAAAAAGATCAACAATGAGCTCTTACAATCCATTGAAGACTCCAGAGTCTACATTATTGTTTTCTCCAAGAAATATGCATCTTCATCATGGTGCTTAAGCGAGTTACTGAAGATCATGGAGTGTCATAACAAGGGCGAGAGGTTTGCCTTCCCCGTGTTCTACCATGTGGATCCCTCTGAAGTCCGAAAACAAACTGGATCTGTTGGAGAAGCCCTTGCCAATCATAAAGATAAGGATGAATTAGAGGTTAGAAAATGGAGAGAGGCTCTTAAAGAAGCAGCCAATTTGTCTGGTTTGGACGTGTCAAAGACTGCTAATGG GCATGAAGCTAAAGTTATCAAATTAATGGTTGAGCGGGTTTCACTTGAGTTACGTTCCATTAATATAGGGGTTGATGAGAATTTAGTAGGCATGGAACAAAGGATGCAAGCTCTCGATCCTTATTTAGAGATTGGTTTGAATAATGTTCGCATGGTAGGGATTAAGGGCGTGGGGGGTATTGGAAAGACTACTTTGGCCTATGCCATTTTTGATAAGTTGACCCCTAATTTCGAGGGTATTAGCTGTGTTGAAAATGTTAGGGAAAAAGCCTCTCGGTTAGGTTTAGAGAAGTTGCAAGAACAAGTCCTTAGAGATGTATTAAAGGATAAAGGCATCACTGTAAGTGGTGTTTATGAAGGGATAAAGCTAATGAAAACAATGTTATGTGGGAAAAAGGTTCTACTTGTTCTCGATGACGTGGATCAAATAAACCAACTTGAGGCATTAGCAGGTAATCCTAATTGGTTCAAGTTGGGAAGCAGAATTATAATTACAACTAGGGACGAGCAAGTGCTCATAGCACACAGAGTGAAATGTATCCATGATGTCACTATGCTGTCAAATAAGGAAGCAATTCGCCTCTTCCGTAGGTATGCATTTCGAGAAGGTGTTCCAACTAAAGAGTATGAAATTTTATCACTCGAAGTTGTACGTTATGCTGATGGTCTTCCCTTAACAATCAAAGTTTTAGGTTCACAACTCTGTGGTAAAGATAATAGGGAATGGACGTCTACACTAGAAGAACTCAAAACAATTAAGTTCCCTCTTAGAAAGTTGGAACTAAGTTATGAAAGCCTAGAGGAAGATCACAAGAAAATATTCCTAGATGTGGCATGCTTCCTTCAAGGTTGGTATAAAGACGATGCAATAAGAATGCTTGAAAGTTGTGGATTTAATGCTAAATATGGTTTAAGAGTTCTTGAGCAAAAATCTCTAATCGTAACTTTAGATGGAAAACGTGGCGGAATCATAGGCATGCATGACCATCTAGTAGAAATGGGCAAGAATATTGTATGTCGTGAGCATCCGGAGGAGCCTAACAAACATAGTCGATTGTGGATTCAAGAGAAAATCGCACATGTCTTGGCTAGTAACTCG GGTAGTGAAGCAACAAGATGTGTAGATCTAAAGATAACTTGTGGTATTTTTTTGGAAGGTCTTGAAAATATGAAGAAACTTAAATGCCTTATTGTGAACCATGGAAAGCACAAATGTTCTCATGACCTTGTGAGCGACCTGTGGAATTTTTTTGGAATGTTTTGGAAACATGACAAAGCTCGCCAGTATTTTCCAAACTCGTTACAATATCTATATTGGGATGAATACCCTCATTTGTGtttacccaaaacatttgaagCAAATAATCTTGTTGCACTTGAAATGCGCGACAGCAAAATCGAACAACTTTGGGAAGGTGAAAAG GTTATGAGGAAGCTCAGATTTCTTGATTTGAGTTATTCAAATTTAAGGAGCCTTGACCTTCGGCTCACACCCAATCTTGAGAGGTTAACTCTTCATTGTTGTTATAAATTGGTAGCACTTGACGTGCACGGTGAATGTCTAAAAAGCCTTGTCTATTTAAACCTAAATAGATGCCAtagtttgaatttgaagtctaTATCTTTTATCAAGCGGTTGGAATCTCTTGAGGTTCTTCATCTAAGTTATTTAGATCTGAGAGAATTCCCGGAATATATAATCACAGAGCACTCCAAGAATAATTTGTTAGAGCTTCATCTTTCACGCAATAACATAGAAGAAATACCCTCATCAATTGGAAATCTTAATAAGCTTGTCTCTCTAGATCTTTCCGATTGCTATAATTTTAATTTCAAGAGTCTTCCAGGAAGCATTTGTAGGTTACAACATTTGAGAACTCTTAACCTTTCTTGCACTCGCATAGAGGAATTGCCAGAGGACTTTGGTCAACTGGAATGTTTAGAAGAGCTAAATTTAAGTGATACAATAGTTAAACATCTCCCTGGTAGCATTTGTATGTTGAAAcatctcaaaaccctaattcttaaATTTTGTACTTATCTTGAGAAGTTACCTGAGGATGTTGGCCAATTAGAATCTTTGGAGATATTAGATCTAGGATTTTGCTTTCATTTAAGAGAAATTCCCAACAGCATCTGTAAGTTGAATTGTCTCAAAGAGTTGCGGCTTGAAAAATGTACGGGGCTTAAACATTTGCCAGAGGAACTAGGAAACTTAAAATGTTTACAGTTATTAAGTGTTTGGGGAACTGGCATAACTCAGCTTCCACAGAGCATTTCTTCCTTTAAAGGTTTGAAAACTGAAACATGGAATGGAATATTAGATGCTTTCAAGAAGCAATGGAGGAAGGCTGACAATTGGAAGTACAacacagaatga
- the LOC110910157 gene encoding TMV resistance protein N isoform X2 encodes MASSSSSVHNKSYLYDVFLSFSGEDTRKTFVDHLYVALDQHGIRTFKDDERLEIGKKINNELLQSIEDSRVYIIVFSKKYASSSWCLSELLKIMECHNKGERFAFPVFYHVDPSEVRKQTGSVGEALANHKDKDELEVRKWREALKEAANLSGLDVSKTANGHEAKVIKLMVERVSLELRSINIGVDENLVGMEQRMQALDPYLEIGLNNVRMVGIKGVGGIGKTTLAYAIFDKLTPNFEGISCVENVREKASRLGLEKLQEQVLRDVLKDKGITVSGVYEGIKLMKTMLCGKKVLLVLDDVDQINQLEALAGNPNWFKLGSRIIITTRDEQVLIAHRVKCIHDVTMLSNKEAIRLFRRYAFREGVPTKEYEILSLEVVRYADGLPLTIKVLGSQLCGKDNREWTSTLEELKTIKFPLRKLELSYESLEEDHKKIFLDVACFLQGWYKDDAIRMLESCGFNAKYGLRVLEQKSLIVTLDGKRGGIIGMHDHLVEMGKNIVCREHPEEPNKHSRLWIQEKIAHVLASNSGSEATRCVDLKITCGIFLEGLENMKKLKCLIVNHGKHKCSHDLVSDLWNFFGMFWKHDKARQYFPNSLQYLYWDEYPHLCLPKTFEANNLVALEMRDSKIEQLWEGEKVMRKLRFLDLSYSNLRSLDLRLTPNLERCFQEAMEEG; translated from the exons ATGGCTTCTTCAAGTTCAAGCGTTCACAACAAGAGCTACCTGTATGATGTATTTCTTAGCTTCAGTGGTGAAGACACCCGCAAGACCTTCGTTGATCATCTTTATGTTGCTCTTGATCAACATGGTATTCGCACGTTCAAGGATGACGAGAGACTTGAGATAGGAAAAAAGATCAACAATGAGCTCTTACAATCCATTGAAGACTCCAGAGTCTACATTATTGTTTTCTCCAAGAAATATGCATCTTCATCATGGTGCTTAAGCGAGTTACTGAAGATCATGGAGTGTCATAACAAGGGCGAGAGGTTTGCCTTCCCCGTGTTCTACCATGTGGATCCCTCTGAAGTCCGAAAACAAACTGGATCTGTTGGAGAAGCCCTTGCCAATCATAAAGATAAGGATGAATTAGAGGTTAGAAAATGGAGAGAGGCTCTTAAAGAAGCAGCCAATTTGTCTGGTTTGGACGTGTCAAAGACTGCTAATGG GCATGAAGCTAAAGTTATCAAATTAATGGTTGAGCGGGTTTCACTTGAGTTACGTTCCATTAATATAGGGGTTGATGAGAATTTAGTAGGCATGGAACAAAGGATGCAAGCTCTCGATCCTTATTTAGAGATTGGTTTGAATAATGTTCGCATGGTAGGGATTAAGGGCGTGGGGGGTATTGGAAAGACTACTTTGGCCTATGCCATTTTTGATAAGTTGACCCCTAATTTCGAGGGTATTAGCTGTGTTGAAAATGTTAGGGAAAAAGCCTCTCGGTTAGGTTTAGAGAAGTTGCAAGAACAAGTCCTTAGAGATGTATTAAAGGATAAAGGCATCACTGTAAGTGGTGTTTATGAAGGGATAAAGCTAATGAAAACAATGTTATGTGGGAAAAAGGTTCTACTTGTTCTCGATGACGTGGATCAAATAAACCAACTTGAGGCATTAGCAGGTAATCCTAATTGGTTCAAGTTGGGAAGCAGAATTATAATTACAACTAGGGACGAGCAAGTGCTCATAGCACACAGAGTGAAATGTATCCATGATGTCACTATGCTGTCAAATAAGGAAGCAATTCGCCTCTTCCGTAGGTATGCATTTCGAGAAGGTGTTCCAACTAAAGAGTATGAAATTTTATCACTCGAAGTTGTACGTTATGCTGATGGTCTTCCCTTAACAATCAAAGTTTTAGGTTCACAACTCTGTGGTAAAGATAATAGGGAATGGACGTCTACACTAGAAGAACTCAAAACAATTAAGTTCCCTCTTAGAAAGTTGGAACTAAGTTATGAAAGCCTAGAGGAAGATCACAAGAAAATATTCCTAGATGTGGCATGCTTCCTTCAAGGTTGGTATAAAGACGATGCAATAAGAATGCTTGAAAGTTGTGGATTTAATGCTAAATATGGTTTAAGAGTTCTTGAGCAAAAATCTCTAATCGTAACTTTAGATGGAAAACGTGGCGGAATCATAGGCATGCATGACCATCTAGTAGAAATGGGCAAGAATATTGTATGTCGTGAGCATCCGGAGGAGCCTAACAAACATAGTCGATTGTGGATTCAAGAGAAAATCGCACATGTCTTGGCTAGTAACTCG GGTAGTGAAGCAACAAGATGTGTAGATCTAAAGATAACTTGTGGTATTTTTTTGGAAGGTCTTGAAAATATGAAGAAACTTAAATGCCTTATTGTGAACCATGGAAAGCACAAATGTTCTCATGACCTTGTGAGCGACCTGTGGAATTTTTTTGGAATGTTTTGGAAACATGACAAAGCTCGCCAGTATTTTCCAAACTCGTTACAATATCTATATTGGGATGAATACCCTCATTTGTGtttacccaaaacatttgaagCAAATAATCTTGTTGCACTTGAAATGCGCGACAGCAAAATCGAACAACTTTGGGAAGGTGAAAAG GTTATGAGGAAGCTCAGATTTCTTGATTTGAGTTATTCAAATTTAAGGAGCCTTGACCTTCGGCTCACACCCAATCTTGAGAG ATGCTTTCAAGAAGCAATGGAGGAAGGCTGA